One genomic region from Diabrotica undecimpunctata isolate CICGRU chromosome 9, icDiaUnde3, whole genome shotgun sequence encodes:
- the LOC140451131 gene encoding uncharacterized protein codes for MKVEETIMKNEHQCLAFAEDLTILAKTEKKLRRIVKKIIKEAQKFELELKEDKTKYMIMGEAEGKKEDFSVRYVSGKSYSFKRVDKFEYLGVVFDENGKEKWELEARIAKGNKKLASLRALLNSKYVSRQGKLRIYKTVIRPTVKYAGETWTLNETLNKKEEDTLERWEREILRRIFGGRKTEDGWERRTINELMALYKEPTITKFVKSQRIRWLGHVERMAANRMPKLVITRKLIGPKRRGRPRKR; via the coding sequence ATGAAGGTGGAAGAAACGATCATGAAAAATGAGCATCAATGCTTGGCATTTGCTGAAGATCTAACCATCCTAGCAAAAACCGAGAAAAAATTAAGAAGAATTGTGAAGAAAATCATTAAAGAAGCACAGAAATTCGAATTGGAACTAAAAgaagacaaaaccaaatatatgatcatGGGAGAGGCAGaagggaaaaaagaagactttagtGTGAGGTATGTAAGTGGTAAGAGCTATAGTTTTAAAAGGGTGGACAAATTTGAATACCTGGGTGTAGTTTTCGATGAAAATGGAAAAGAGAAATGGGAGCTCGAAGCCAGAATAGCAAAAGGGAATAAAAAATTAGCTAGTTTAAGAGCACTACTGAACTCAAAATACGTTTCTAGGCAAGGTAAactcagaatatataaaacagtaattcgacCCACAGTAAAATATGCcggtgagacatggacattaaatgagacattaaataagaaggaaGAGGATACTCTGGAAAGATGGGAAAGGGAAATATTGAGACGCATATTCGGAGGACGAAAGACAGAAGATGGTTGGGAGAGAAGAACCATCAATGAATTAATGGCTTTATACAAAGAACCTACCATTACTAAGTTCGTCAAGTCACAAAGAatcagatggttgggacatgtggaAAGAATGGCAGCAAACAGAATGCCTAAACTAGTAATAACCAGAAAACTAATCGGCCCCAAAAGAAGAGGTAGACCCAGAAAGAGGTAG